One window of Candidatus Hydrogenedentota bacterium genomic DNA carries:
- the rlmB gene encoding 23S rRNA (guanosine(2251)-2'-O)-methyltransferase RlmB: protein MSHSHDTVMGRIPVLECLRAKRRKALQLFLLESARDLGEIRAAAGHIPVREVNRQELEKLAEGGSHQGVVLFANPIPVRPLNEWLAGKIAPDAVLVILDCIEDPQNFGAIVRSAAACGAAGVMFAKDRSAPLSPAAVKAAAGAMEYIDLIQVPNIARAADQLKKHDFWVAALMPDSKQVLWEADLKGRIALVVGNEGKGVRPLVEKQCDLRLRIPLTGAITSLNASVSTAIALAECVRQRYKGV, encoded by the coding sequence GTGAGTCATTCACACGATACGGTCATGGGCCGCATACCTGTGTTGGAGTGCCTGCGCGCCAAACGGCGCAAGGCACTCCAGCTTTTTTTGCTTGAATCCGCACGGGACCTGGGAGAGATCCGCGCAGCGGCGGGCCACATTCCCGTGCGCGAGGTGAACCGCCAGGAGCTGGAGAAGCTCGCGGAAGGCGGTAGCCACCAGGGCGTGGTGCTCTTCGCCAATCCCATCCCCGTGCGGCCGCTCAACGAGTGGCTCGCCGGGAAGATCGCGCCCGACGCCGTGCTGGTGATTCTCGATTGCATCGAAGACCCCCAGAACTTCGGGGCCATCGTGCGATCGGCGGCGGCCTGCGGCGCGGCGGGCGTGATGTTTGCCAAGGACCGATCCGCGCCCCTCAGCCCCGCCGCCGTGAAGGCTGCGGCCGGCGCGATGGAGTACATCGACCTCATCCAGGTGCCCAACATCGCCCGCGCGGCGGACCAGCTCAAGAAGCACGACTTCTGGGTGGCCGCGCTCATGCCCGATTCCAAGCAGGTGCTCTGGGAGGCCGACCTGAAAGGCCGCATCGCGCTTGTGGTGGGCAACGAAGGCAAGGGCGTGCGCCCCCTGGTTGAAAAGCAGTGCGACCTGCGGCTGCGTATACCGCTTACGGGTGCGATCACGAGTTTGAACGCGTCGGTGAGCACGGCGATAGCGCTGGCGGAGTGCGTGCGGCAGCGGTATAAGGGCGTGTGA
- a CDS encoding putative DNA binding domain-containing protein has product MLNRAELLEILQHGENSGVEFKRDAVANHDLAKELVAFCNLAGGIVVLGVEDDGSVGGITRPALEDWVMTTCRDKIRPAIIPFFEIIHDLEPGKDVAVVQVSRGYDVHSLWHNNGTRYYIRVGSQSREATPEELRRLFQQRGTIRAELQPVSGAMLDDLDARRLRNYFGQIRQQALPPEGDEGAWTTLLFNTEFMSEDGITVGGMLLFGKNPNRFLPHAGIDAVAYPGVEKDYATVERSALRGPMAPLLAQDGAIVENGLVEQAIHFVRRNTPTESILDNGRRIDRPAYPTEVLREAIVNALIHRDYLLSSTDIELSVYRDRLEIVSPGRLPNGITPERMRTGCRAARNQLIKDTMRDYGYLEHMGMGIPRKIILGMKAHNGTEPELVEDSESFAIRLHA; this is encoded by the coding sequence ATGCTGAACCGAGCAGAACTTCTGGAGATTCTCCAACACGGTGAGAACTCCGGCGTCGAGTTTAAGCGGGACGCCGTTGCAAACCACGATCTGGCGAAGGAACTGGTGGCGTTCTGCAATCTGGCGGGCGGCATCGTTGTGCTGGGTGTGGAAGACGACGGCAGTGTCGGGGGCATAACTAGACCCGCATTGGAAGATTGGGTCATGACCACCTGTCGCGACAAGATCCGCCCGGCGATCATACCGTTCTTCGAGATCATTCACGATCTTGAGCCGGGCAAAGATGTTGCCGTAGTGCAGGTCTCTCGTGGATATGACGTGCATTCGCTCTGGCACAACAACGGCACCCGGTACTATATTCGTGTGGGGTCGCAGAGCCGGGAAGCCACACCCGAAGAGTTGCGGCGGCTCTTCCAGCAGCGCGGGACGATTCGCGCCGAACTTCAACCCGTATCCGGCGCAATGCTGGACGATTTGGACGCGCGGCGACTCAGAAATTATTTCGGCCAGATTCGCCAGCAGGCGTTACCGCCAGAGGGCGATGAAGGCGCGTGGACCACGCTACTATTTAACACGGAGTTTATGTCCGAGGATGGAATTACCGTCGGCGGCATGCTGCTCTTTGGGAAAAATCCAAATCGTTTCCTCCCCCACGCCGGCATCGACGCCGTGGCCTATCCCGGGGTGGAGAAAGACTATGCCACCGTTGAACGCAGCGCGCTCCGCGGCCCGATGGCTCCACTTCTTGCGCAAGACGGCGCTATCGTGGAAAACGGCTTGGTGGAGCAGGCGATTCATTTCGTACGTCGCAATACGCCCACCGAGTCCATCCTGGACAACGGGCGGCGGATTGACCGACCCGCCTACCCGACGGAAGTGCTCCGCGAAGCCATTGTGAACGCCCTCATCCATCGAGACTACCTGTTGTCGAGTACCGATATTGAACTGTCCGTGTACCGTGATCGGCTCGAAATCGTCTCGCCGGGACGCCTGCCCAACGGTATCACGCCCGAACGGATGCGGACCGGATGCCGCGCCGCGCGCAATCAACTAATCAAAGACACGATGCGCGACTACGGCTACCTGGAACACATGGGCATGGGGATTCCACGAAAGATCATTCTCGGCATGAAGGCCCACAACGGCACGGAACCCGAACTCGTCGAAGATTCCGAATCGTTCGCGATTCGACTGCACGCCTGA